The Candidatus Methylomirabilis tolerans genomic interval GCAGGCTATCGCCTGCCGGTCTGGTGTCATATCTTTGTAGCCGGGCTCGATGGCCAGGGCATGCTCCTCAACCGTGAGGGCGGACTGTTTCTCTTGGTTATCGAGAATCCAGCTCTCTCGGAGGCTAACCGTCTCGTGTCGGTACTTGTCGGCCGACAGGGCATACCCCCAGTCCCGAAAGGCGCCCTCTGTAAACTTCATGATGTTCCCCTTGTGGACCATCGTCACGGACTTCCGCTCATGTCGGAGCGCGTATTGAATTGCTGCGTCAATCAGCCGCTCACTCCCTTCTCGGCTGACCGGTTTAATCCCAATTGCGGAGCTCTCCGGGAAGCGGATCTTCTTGACCCCCATCTCGTCTTGAAGGAAGGCAATCACCTTCTTGACCTCCGGCGATTCCGCATCCCACTCAATACCGGCGTAGATATCCTCTGTATTCTCTCGAAAGATCACCACGTCGACCAAATCAGGGCGCTTCACAGGGCTCGGAACGCCGCGAATGTATCGAACCGGCCTGAGACAAACATACAGATCGAGGAGTTGGCGGAGCGCCACGTTCAGGCTCCGGATACCGCCGCCCACGGGGGTCGTCAGCGGTCCCTTGATCCCGACTACATACGTGTGGAAGGCGGCAATAGTCTCCTCAGGTAACCAGGTTTTGAGGGTATTAAACGCCTTCTCACCCGCATAGACCTCGAACCAGATAATACGACGCCGGCCGCCATAGGCACGTGTCACCGCCGCATCGAATACACGGATCGAGGCGCGCCAGATATCTCGCCCTGTCCCATCACCCTCGATGAATGGGATGATCGGATTATCCGGGACGATCAACCGGCCATCCTCCACAGTAATCGCACAGCCCTCTTTCACCGGCTGAAGCCCTTCATGTCGCTCTATCATCGACCTCTCCCTGACCAGCATCCGCCCTCGTTTACCAACCTCGCCCACAAGTAGGCGTAACAGGCCCTTTGATCCGCCAGTGTTACCAAAAGATTATGTGTGAGGAACACGCGAAGAGAGGACTCACGAAGACCTTTTAACTCTTGACAGGCGCACGCTAACACGAACGCCGGAGGGGTGTCAAGTCATCGCGCTCGACACCCAAGCCTCAACTCTTATCAGTAAGCAACCCGGTATATATGGCAAGGTCGGCGGCAGAGAAGCAGACAAAGATTACCTCTTTTACTACCTGTTCTCCCGCAACACAATCGCGAACCGTTTCCACAGCAACCCGCGCAGCCGATTCCTTCGGGTATCCATAGGCACCGGTACTGATACACGGAAAGGCCACACTGGTCAGCCCGGCATCGGCGGCCAGCCGTAACGATCTGATGTAGCAGGAAGCGAGAACCTCCTGCTCACCGTGAGAGCCCCCTCGCCATATCGGACCAACGGTATGGATGACATACTTCGCAGGCAGCCGATAGCCCTTCGTGATCTTGGCATCGCCCGGATGGCACCC includes:
- the icd gene encoding NADP-dependent isocitrate dehydrogenase — its product is MIERHEGLQPVKEGCAITVEDGRLIVPDNPIIPFIEGDGTGRDIWRASIRVFDAAVTRAYGGRRRIIWFEVYAGEKAFNTLKTWLPEETIAAFHTYVVGIKGPLTTPVGGGIRSLNVALRQLLDLYVCLRPVRYIRGVPSPVKRPDLVDVVIFRENTEDIYAGIEWDAESPEVKKVIAFLQDEMGVKKIRFPESSAIGIKPVSREGSERLIDAAIQYALRHERKSVTMVHKGNIMKFTEGAFRDWGYALSADKYRHETVSLRESWILDNQEKQSALTVEEHALAIEPGYKDMTPDRQAIACKEVEAAMRLWPTHGDGQWKRKLLIKDSIADITLQQTLTRADEFDVIATLNLNGDYLSDALAAQIGGIGIAPGGNINYRTGHAIFEATHGTAPKYADLDKVNPGSVILSGEMMLRHLGWDEAADLVVRGLEETIARRQVTYDFARLLRAEGATDVKELKCSEFATAVIEQMG
- a CDS encoding O-acetyl-ADP-ribose deacetylase — encoded protein: MAILRAVQADIATLAVDAIVNAANSSLLGGGGVDGAIHRAAGPGLLAECRSLGGCHPGDAKITKGYRLPAKYVIHTVGPIWRGGSHGEQEVLASCYIRSLRLAADAGLTSVAFPCISTGAYGYPKESAARVAVETVRDCVAGEQVVKEVIFVCFSAADLAIYTGLLTDKS